The proteins below come from a single Falco rusticolus isolate bFalRus1 chromosome 8, bFalRus1.pri, whole genome shotgun sequence genomic window:
- the RAB3GAP1 gene encoding rab3 GTPase-activating protein catalytic subunit isoform X4, with protein MAADSEPESEVFEITDFTTASEWERFISKIEEVLNDWKLIGISSGKALEKGVYTTGAWEEKSDEISFADFKFSITHHYLVQEPSDKDGKEELVEDALPLPMQDLLCMNNDFPPRAHCLVRWYGLREFVVIAPTANNDGVLSESKCNLLLSSISIALGNTGCQVPLFVQIHQKWRRMYVGECQGPGVRTDFEMVHLRKVPNQYTHLSGLLDIFKSKIGCPLTPLPPVSMAIRLTYVLQDWQQYFWPQQPPDIDALVGGEVGGLEFGKLPFGACEDPISELHLATTWPHLTEGIIVDNDVYSDLDPIQAPQWSVRVGKADNPQCLLGDFLTEFFKLCRRKESTDEILGRSAFEEEGKDVADISHALSKLTEPAPVPIHKLSVTNMVHSAKKKIRKHRGVDESPLNNEVLNTILLFLFPDAADKVADGFESRTSPTAGNNPPPETEEYNLFGQFKSAPSDSLTYKLALCLCMINFYHGGVKGVAHLWQEFVLEMRYRWENNYLIPGLANGPPDLRCCLLHQKLQMLNCCIERKKARDEGKRGSVSDRSPGGASGDTGKGGDHSGDNPDKEKEVGKSWESWSDSEEEFFECLSDTEDLKGNGQENGKKGGPKEGNKESVNLKPEGRLHPHGKLMLLHPGEPLYIPITQEPAPMTEDLLEEQSEVLAKLGTSAEGAHLRARMQSACLLSDMESFKAANPGCCLEDFVRWYSPRDYIEAEVVDEKGNIVIKGELSARMKIPSNMWVEAWETAKPVPARRQKRLFDDTREAEKVLHYLAVQKPADLARHLLPCIIHAAVLKVKEEEALEDISSVKKIIKQIISHSSKVLRFPGPEDKKLEEIIAQIMSVEAIIARARSLKAKFGVEKCENEEEKDDLQRFVNCLLEQPEVSVIGAGRGPAGSIIHKLFVNAQRSLGKI; from the exons ATGGCGGCGGACAGTGAG cccgAGTCGGAGGTGTTTGAGATCACGGACTTCACCACCGCCTCCGAGTGGGAGAG atttatttcaaaaatagaaGAAGTATTGAATGACTGGAAACTTATTGggatttcttcaggaaaagctCTAGAAAAG GGTGTATATACCACAGGAGCATGGGAGGAGAAATCAGATGAAATTTCATTTGCAGACTTCAAATTCTCAATTACCCATCATTATCTTGTACAAGAACCCAGTGACAAAGATGGGAAAGAAGAACTGGTAGAAG atgcCCTTCCTCTGCCTATGCAAGACTTGCTGTGCATGAACAATGACTTTCCTCCCAGAGCTCACTGTCTCGTAAGATG GTATGGCTTACGTGAGTTTGTGGTTATTGCTCCGACGGCAAATAATGATGGGGTACTTAGTGAATCCAAGTGTAACCTTTTGCTGAGTTCCATTTCCATCGCATTGGGGAACACTGGCTG TCAGGTACCACTGTTTGTGCAAATACATCAGAAATGGCGACGAATGTATGTTGGAGAATGTCAGGGTCCAGGAGTTCGAACTGACTTCGAAATGGTTCATCTTCGCAAAGTGCCAAATCAGTATACTCATTTATCAGGTTTACTGGATATCTTCAAATCGAAGATT GGATGCCCTTTAACACCACTGCCTCCAGTTAGCATGGCTATTCGGCTTACATACGTGCTTCAAGACTGGCAGCAGTATTTCTGgccacagcagccaccag ATATAGATGCTCTAGTTGGGGGAGAAGTTGGAGGCCTTGAGTTTGGGAAGTTACCATTTGGTGCCTGTGAGGATCCTATTAG tgagCTTCATTTAGCTACTACATGGCCTCACCTAACAGAAGGTATTATTGTCGACAATGATGTTTATTC tgacttGGATCCTATTCAAGCACCCCAGTGGTCTGTGAGAGTCGGAAAAGCAGATAATCCTCAGTGTCTATTGG GTGACTTTCTTACTGAATTCTTCAAGCTTTGCCGTCGGAAGGAGTCAACTGATGAGATACTTGGAAGGTCTGCAtttgaagaggaaggaaaag acGTTGCTGATATTAGCCATGCTTTGTCAAAGCTCACAGAGCCAGCACCAGTCCCAATCCATAAATTATCAGTCACAAATATGGTTcacagtgcaaagaaaaaaattcgCAAGCACAGAGGAGTGGATGAATCACCTTTAAACAATGAAGTTCTGAACACTATTCTCCTG ttcTTATTTCCTGATGCTGCTGACAAAGTTGCAGATGGATTTGAAAGCAGAACTAGCCCTACAGCAGGAAACAATCCTCCTCCAGAGACTGAAGAATAT AATCTCTTCGGTCAGTTTAAATCTGCTCCTTCTGATAGTCTGACGTACAAACTAGCTTTATGCCTTTGTATGATAAACTTCTACCATGGAGGAGTAAAAGGAGTGGCACATCTTTGGCAAGAATTTGTGTTAGAAATGCGCTACAGATGGGAGAACAACTACCTTATTCcagg ATTAGCTAACGGCCCTCCTGATCTGAGATGTTGTTTGCTGCATCAGAAACTTCAG ATGTTAAATTGTTGcattgaaagaaagaaagcaagagatgAGGGGAAGAGGGGGAGCGTGTCTGATCGTTCACCTGGGGGTGCTTCTGGTGATACTGGAAAAGGAGGAGACCACTCTGGAGATAACCCtgataaggaaaaagaagttgGCAAGTCTTGGGAATCTTGGAGTGACAGTGAAGAGGAATTTTTTGAATGTTTAAGTGACACAGAAGATCTTAAAGGAAATGgacaggaaaatggaaagaagggaGGACCAAAAGAAGGGAACAAAGAGTCTGTAAACTTAAAACCAGAAGGTCGTCTGCATCCACATGGAAAGCTGATGCTGCTGCATCCAGGAGAGCCCCTCTACATTCCAATAACACAG GAACCAGCACCCATGACTGAAGATTTGCTGGAAGAACAGTCTGAGGTACTGGCAAAACTCGGGACATCGGCAGAAGGTGCTCATCTTCGGGCACGCATGCAGAGCGCCTGCTTGCTGTCAGATATGGAGTCTTTCAAG GCAGCTAATCCTGGCTGTTGTCTGGAGGATTTTGTGAGGTGGTACTCCCCTCGGGATTACATCGAAGCAGAAGTGGTTGATGAGAAGGGGAACATAGTCATTAAGGGTGAGCTGAGTGCCCGAATGAAGATTCCTAGCAACATGTGGGTAGAGGCCTGGGAGACAGCAAAACCGGTCCCAGCTCGGAGGCAGAAGAGACTGTTTGATGACACTAGAGAGGCAGAGAAG GTGCTTCATTACCTTGCAGTTCAGAAACCAGCTGACCTTGCAAGGCATCTCTTGCCTTGCATCATCCATGCAGCTGTACTCAAGGTAAAGGAAGAAG AAGCACTAGAAGATATATCTTCAGTTAAGAAGATTATTAAGCAGATAATATCCCATTCCAGTAAAGTTCTACGATTCCCTGGTCCAGAGGACAAGAAGTTGGAA GAAATCATTGCTCAGATCATGAGTGTGGAAGCTATCATTGCCAGGGCAAGgtctctgaaagcaaaatttggggtagagaaatgtgaaaatgagGAGGAGAAAGACGACCTGCAAAG ATTTGTAAACTGTCTCCTGGAGCAGCCAGAAGTATCAGTTATTGGTGCAGGAAGAGGACCTGCTGGCAGCATTATTCACAAGCTGTTCGTGAACGCTCAGAGG TCTCTAGGGAAAATCTGA
- the RAB3GAP1 gene encoding rab3 GTPase-activating protein catalytic subunit isoform X6, whose amino-acid sequence MAADSEPESEVFEITDFTTASEWERFISKIEEVLNDWKLIGISSGKALEKGVYTTGAWEEKSDEISFADFKFSITHHYLVQEPSDKDGKEELVEDALPLPMQDLLCMNNDFPPRAHCLVRWYGLREFVVIAPTANNDGVLSESKCNLLLSSISIALGNTGCQVPLFVQIHQKWRRMYVGECQGPGVRTDFEMVHLRKVPNQYTHLSGLLDIFKSKIGCPLTPLPPVSMAIRLTYVLQDWQQYFWPQQPPDIDALVGGEVGGLEFGKLPFGACEDPISELHLATTWPHLTEGIIVDNDVYSDLDPIQAPQWSVRVGKADNPQCLLGDFLTEFFKLCRRKESTDEILGRSAFEEEGKDVADISHALSKLTEPAPVPIHKLSVTNMVHSAKKKIRKHRGVDESPLNNEVLNTILLFLFPDAADKVADGFESRTSPTAGNNPPPETEEYNLFGQFKSAPSDSLTYKLALCLCMINFYHGGVKGVAHLWQEFVLEMRYRWENNYLIPGLANGPPDLRCCLLHQKLQMLNCCIERKKARDEGKRGSVSDRSPGGASGDTGKGGDHSGDNPDKEKEVGKSWESWSDSEEEFFECLSDTEDLKGNGQENGKKGGPKEGNKESVNLKPEGRLHPHGKLMLLHPGEPLYIPITQEPAPMTEDLLEEQSEVLAKLGTSAEGAHLRARMQSACLLSDMESFKAANPGCCLEDFVRWYSPRDYIEAEVVDEKGNIVIKGELSARMKIPSNMWVEAWETAKPVPARRQKRLFDDTREAEKVLHYLAVQKPADLARHLLPCIIHAAVLKKH is encoded by the exons ATGGCGGCGGACAGTGAG cccgAGTCGGAGGTGTTTGAGATCACGGACTTCACCACCGCCTCCGAGTGGGAGAG atttatttcaaaaatagaaGAAGTATTGAATGACTGGAAACTTATTGggatttcttcaggaaaagctCTAGAAAAG GGTGTATATACCACAGGAGCATGGGAGGAGAAATCAGATGAAATTTCATTTGCAGACTTCAAATTCTCAATTACCCATCATTATCTTGTACAAGAACCCAGTGACAAAGATGGGAAAGAAGAACTGGTAGAAG atgcCCTTCCTCTGCCTATGCAAGACTTGCTGTGCATGAACAATGACTTTCCTCCCAGAGCTCACTGTCTCGTAAGATG GTATGGCTTACGTGAGTTTGTGGTTATTGCTCCGACGGCAAATAATGATGGGGTACTTAGTGAATCCAAGTGTAACCTTTTGCTGAGTTCCATTTCCATCGCATTGGGGAACACTGGCTG TCAGGTACCACTGTTTGTGCAAATACATCAGAAATGGCGACGAATGTATGTTGGAGAATGTCAGGGTCCAGGAGTTCGAACTGACTTCGAAATGGTTCATCTTCGCAAAGTGCCAAATCAGTATACTCATTTATCAGGTTTACTGGATATCTTCAAATCGAAGATT GGATGCCCTTTAACACCACTGCCTCCAGTTAGCATGGCTATTCGGCTTACATACGTGCTTCAAGACTGGCAGCAGTATTTCTGgccacagcagccaccag ATATAGATGCTCTAGTTGGGGGAGAAGTTGGAGGCCTTGAGTTTGGGAAGTTACCATTTGGTGCCTGTGAGGATCCTATTAG tgagCTTCATTTAGCTACTACATGGCCTCACCTAACAGAAGGTATTATTGTCGACAATGATGTTTATTC tgacttGGATCCTATTCAAGCACCCCAGTGGTCTGTGAGAGTCGGAAAAGCAGATAATCCTCAGTGTCTATTGG GTGACTTTCTTACTGAATTCTTCAAGCTTTGCCGTCGGAAGGAGTCAACTGATGAGATACTTGGAAGGTCTGCAtttgaagaggaaggaaaag acGTTGCTGATATTAGCCATGCTTTGTCAAAGCTCACAGAGCCAGCACCAGTCCCAATCCATAAATTATCAGTCACAAATATGGTTcacagtgcaaagaaaaaaattcgCAAGCACAGAGGAGTGGATGAATCACCTTTAAACAATGAAGTTCTGAACACTATTCTCCTG ttcTTATTTCCTGATGCTGCTGACAAAGTTGCAGATGGATTTGAAAGCAGAACTAGCCCTACAGCAGGAAACAATCCTCCTCCAGAGACTGAAGAATAT AATCTCTTCGGTCAGTTTAAATCTGCTCCTTCTGATAGTCTGACGTACAAACTAGCTTTATGCCTTTGTATGATAAACTTCTACCATGGAGGAGTAAAAGGAGTGGCACATCTTTGGCAAGAATTTGTGTTAGAAATGCGCTACAGATGGGAGAACAACTACCTTATTCcagg ATTAGCTAACGGCCCTCCTGATCTGAGATGTTGTTTGCTGCATCAGAAACTTCAG ATGTTAAATTGTTGcattgaaagaaagaaagcaagagatgAGGGGAAGAGGGGGAGCGTGTCTGATCGTTCACCTGGGGGTGCTTCTGGTGATACTGGAAAAGGAGGAGACCACTCTGGAGATAACCCtgataaggaaaaagaagttgGCAAGTCTTGGGAATCTTGGAGTGACAGTGAAGAGGAATTTTTTGAATGTTTAAGTGACACAGAAGATCTTAAAGGAAATGgacaggaaaatggaaagaagggaGGACCAAAAGAAGGGAACAAAGAGTCTGTAAACTTAAAACCAGAAGGTCGTCTGCATCCACATGGAAAGCTGATGCTGCTGCATCCAGGAGAGCCCCTCTACATTCCAATAACACAG GAACCAGCACCCATGACTGAAGATTTGCTGGAAGAACAGTCTGAGGTACTGGCAAAACTCGGGACATCGGCAGAAGGTGCTCATCTTCGGGCACGCATGCAGAGCGCCTGCTTGCTGTCAGATATGGAGTCTTTCAAG GCAGCTAATCCTGGCTGTTGTCTGGAGGATTTTGTGAGGTGGTACTCCCCTCGGGATTACATCGAAGCAGAAGTGGTTGATGAGAAGGGGAACATAGTCATTAAGGGTGAGCTGAGTGCCCGAATGAAGATTCCTAGCAACATGTGGGTAGAGGCCTGGGAGACAGCAAAACCGGTCCCAGCTCGGAGGCAGAAGAGACTGTTTGATGACACTAGAGAGGCAGAGAAG GTGCTTCATTACCTTGCAGTTCAGAAACCAGCTGACCTTGCAAGGCATCTCTTGCCTTGCATCATCCATGCAGCTGTACTCAAG AAGCACTAG
- the RAB3GAP1 gene encoding rab3 GTPase-activating protein catalytic subunit isoform X1, protein MAADSEPESEVFEITDFTTASEWERFISKIEEVLNDWKLIGISSGKALEKGVYTTGAWEEKSDEISFADFKFSITHHYLVQEPSDKDGKEELVEDALPLPMQDLLCMNNDFPPRAHCLVRWYGLREFVVIAPTANNDGVLSESKCNLLLSSISIALGNTGCQVPLFVQIHQKWRRMYVGECQGPGVRTDFEMVHLRKVPNQYTHLSGLLDIFKSKIGCPLTPLPPVSMAIRLTYVLQDWQQYFWPQQPPDIDALVGGEVGGLEFGKLPFGACEDPISELHLATTWPHLTEGIIVDNDVYSDLDPIQAPQWSVRVGKADNPQCLLGDFLTEFFKLCRRKESTDEILGRSAFEEEGKDVADISHALSKLTEPAPVPIHKLSVTNMVHSAKKKIRKHRGVDESPLNNEVLNTILLFLFPDAADKVADGFESRTSPTAGNNPPPETEEYNLFGQFKSAPSDSLTYKLALCLCMINFYHGGVKGVAHLWQEFVLEMRYRWENNYLIPGLANGPPDLRCCLLHQKLQMLNCCIERKKARDEGKRGSVSDRSPGGASGDTGKGGDHSGDNPDKEKEVGKSWESWSDSEEEFFECLSDTEDLKGNGQENGKKGGPKEGNKESVNLKPEGRLHPHGKLMLLHPGEPLYIPITQEPAPMTEDLLEEQSEVLAKLGTSAEGAHLRARMQSACLLSDMESFKAANPGCCLEDFVRWYSPRDYIEAEVVDEKGNIVIKGELSARMKIPSNMWVEAWETAKPVPARRQKRLFDDTREAEKVLHYLAVQKPADLARHLLPCIIHAAVLKVKEEEALEDISSVKKIIKQIISHSSKVLRFPGPEDKKLEEIIAQIMSVEAIIARARSLKAKFGVEKCENEEEKDDLQRFVNCLLEQPEVSVIGAGRGPAGSIIHKLFVNAQRLTESSDEVAAVPPLDEELRRSGSSEERRLNTGVVSDFPPPTGREVILRTTVPRPAPYSKPLPQRMYSVLTKADFRLAGAFSADTTFF, encoded by the exons ATGGCGGCGGACAGTGAG cccgAGTCGGAGGTGTTTGAGATCACGGACTTCACCACCGCCTCCGAGTGGGAGAG atttatttcaaaaatagaaGAAGTATTGAATGACTGGAAACTTATTGggatttcttcaggaaaagctCTAGAAAAG GGTGTATATACCACAGGAGCATGGGAGGAGAAATCAGATGAAATTTCATTTGCAGACTTCAAATTCTCAATTACCCATCATTATCTTGTACAAGAACCCAGTGACAAAGATGGGAAAGAAGAACTGGTAGAAG atgcCCTTCCTCTGCCTATGCAAGACTTGCTGTGCATGAACAATGACTTTCCTCCCAGAGCTCACTGTCTCGTAAGATG GTATGGCTTACGTGAGTTTGTGGTTATTGCTCCGACGGCAAATAATGATGGGGTACTTAGTGAATCCAAGTGTAACCTTTTGCTGAGTTCCATTTCCATCGCATTGGGGAACACTGGCTG TCAGGTACCACTGTTTGTGCAAATACATCAGAAATGGCGACGAATGTATGTTGGAGAATGTCAGGGTCCAGGAGTTCGAACTGACTTCGAAATGGTTCATCTTCGCAAAGTGCCAAATCAGTATACTCATTTATCAGGTTTACTGGATATCTTCAAATCGAAGATT GGATGCCCTTTAACACCACTGCCTCCAGTTAGCATGGCTATTCGGCTTACATACGTGCTTCAAGACTGGCAGCAGTATTTCTGgccacagcagccaccag ATATAGATGCTCTAGTTGGGGGAGAAGTTGGAGGCCTTGAGTTTGGGAAGTTACCATTTGGTGCCTGTGAGGATCCTATTAG tgagCTTCATTTAGCTACTACATGGCCTCACCTAACAGAAGGTATTATTGTCGACAATGATGTTTATTC tgacttGGATCCTATTCAAGCACCCCAGTGGTCTGTGAGAGTCGGAAAAGCAGATAATCCTCAGTGTCTATTGG GTGACTTTCTTACTGAATTCTTCAAGCTTTGCCGTCGGAAGGAGTCAACTGATGAGATACTTGGAAGGTCTGCAtttgaagaggaaggaaaag acGTTGCTGATATTAGCCATGCTTTGTCAAAGCTCACAGAGCCAGCACCAGTCCCAATCCATAAATTATCAGTCACAAATATGGTTcacagtgcaaagaaaaaaattcgCAAGCACAGAGGAGTGGATGAATCACCTTTAAACAATGAAGTTCTGAACACTATTCTCCTG ttcTTATTTCCTGATGCTGCTGACAAAGTTGCAGATGGATTTGAAAGCAGAACTAGCCCTACAGCAGGAAACAATCCTCCTCCAGAGACTGAAGAATAT AATCTCTTCGGTCAGTTTAAATCTGCTCCTTCTGATAGTCTGACGTACAAACTAGCTTTATGCCTTTGTATGATAAACTTCTACCATGGAGGAGTAAAAGGAGTGGCACATCTTTGGCAAGAATTTGTGTTAGAAATGCGCTACAGATGGGAGAACAACTACCTTATTCcagg ATTAGCTAACGGCCCTCCTGATCTGAGATGTTGTTTGCTGCATCAGAAACTTCAG ATGTTAAATTGTTGcattgaaagaaagaaagcaagagatgAGGGGAAGAGGGGGAGCGTGTCTGATCGTTCACCTGGGGGTGCTTCTGGTGATACTGGAAAAGGAGGAGACCACTCTGGAGATAACCCtgataaggaaaaagaagttgGCAAGTCTTGGGAATCTTGGAGTGACAGTGAAGAGGAATTTTTTGAATGTTTAAGTGACACAGAAGATCTTAAAGGAAATGgacaggaaaatggaaagaagggaGGACCAAAAGAAGGGAACAAAGAGTCTGTAAACTTAAAACCAGAAGGTCGTCTGCATCCACATGGAAAGCTGATGCTGCTGCATCCAGGAGAGCCCCTCTACATTCCAATAACACAG GAACCAGCACCCATGACTGAAGATTTGCTGGAAGAACAGTCTGAGGTACTGGCAAAACTCGGGACATCGGCAGAAGGTGCTCATCTTCGGGCACGCATGCAGAGCGCCTGCTTGCTGTCAGATATGGAGTCTTTCAAG GCAGCTAATCCTGGCTGTTGTCTGGAGGATTTTGTGAGGTGGTACTCCCCTCGGGATTACATCGAAGCAGAAGTGGTTGATGAGAAGGGGAACATAGTCATTAAGGGTGAGCTGAGTGCCCGAATGAAGATTCCTAGCAACATGTGGGTAGAGGCCTGGGAGACAGCAAAACCGGTCCCAGCTCGGAGGCAGAAGAGACTGTTTGATGACACTAGAGAGGCAGAGAAG GTGCTTCATTACCTTGCAGTTCAGAAACCAGCTGACCTTGCAAGGCATCTCTTGCCTTGCATCATCCATGCAGCTGTACTCAAGGTAAAGGAAGAAG AAGCACTAGAAGATATATCTTCAGTTAAGAAGATTATTAAGCAGATAATATCCCATTCCAGTAAAGTTCTACGATTCCCTGGTCCAGAGGACAAGAAGTTGGAA GAAATCATTGCTCAGATCATGAGTGTGGAAGCTATCATTGCCAGGGCAAGgtctctgaaagcaaaatttggggtagagaaatgtgaaaatgagGAGGAGAAAGACGACCTGCAAAG ATTTGTAAACTGTCTCCTGGAGCAGCCAGAAGTATCAGTTATTGGTGCAGGAAGAGGACCTGCTGGCAGCATTATTCACAAGCTGTTCGTGAACGCTCAGAGG CTGACTGAGTCTTCTGATGAG GTGGCTGCAGTGCCTCCGCTTGATGAAGAATTGAGGAGATCGGGTTCATCGGAGGAGCGAAGGCTTAACACGGGGGTAGTTTCAGATTTCCCACCACCCACAGGTCGTGAGGTGATTTTGCGCACAACTGTCCCCCGCCCTGCACCTTACTCCAAACCGTTACCCCAGCGCATGTACAGCGTGCTGACCAAGGCAGACTTCCGACTTGCAGGTGCCTTTTCAGCAGATACAACCTTCTTCTGA